In the genome of Desulfofarcimen acetoxidans DSM 771, one region contains:
- a CDS encoding O-antigen ligase family protein produces the protein MFKRSCIINSCLYLWNSSLTARLLSAFWLAVTGCWQSGFVYHTVAADVVAQSFLYRQFNRLTGKIEQLMPRTALAVRGFYWQNGPGMITRPVFWYLIAGIVLLTAIPAAFIDRQAALTIAAGVLTMAVVFAIPESGLYLAALLLPFTSFNNLALLGVLTALAYSARVIAGGKVELCRSSILLPVLIFFAVLVYGTVTSVLPRSSAYEFSIYVAAVIYLFLIINMIDNKQKLSLLLGCLALSAAAVAADAIYDYYFGVTFVDLHKGWVDPELNPDIKNRASAVFENPNLLAQYFVLVIPITASLIAVVKRIGYKFLLLAIACLAGTALVLTYSRGGLYGFVFAMAVLAMIRGPKFLPLFFAAAVIGAFFLPHTVIDRLATADNLNDSSVVYRFDIWKSTLMMIKDYWLTGVGVGTEAFMRVYYVYMMNSAIMPHAHNLYLQLLSETGIFGLAAFLLLMYKIYQTVFRLVSSKLSYIKWLNAGIAGAMAGFLLQSLFDYGLWYYKLGVLFWILIGVYIVLEKLNAREKGAVFDGENPQGQGK, from the coding sequence TTGTTTAAGCGTAGTTGTATTATAAATTCTTGCCTGTACTTGTGGAACTCTAGTTTAACAGCGCGCCTTTTATCTGCATTCTGGCTGGCTGTGACCGGCTGCTGGCAGTCCGGTTTTGTTTACCATACCGTGGCTGCGGATGTGGTGGCTCAAAGCTTTTTGTACAGGCAGTTCAACCGCCTGACCGGTAAAATAGAGCAGCTGATGCCGCGAACTGCTCTGGCCGTAAGGGGGTTTTATTGGCAAAACGGCCCCGGTATGATAACCAGGCCGGTTTTTTGGTATTTGATTGCGGGCATTGTCCTTTTAACAGCTATACCGGCGGCCTTTATTGACCGGCAGGCAGCCTTGACGATAGCGGCGGGTGTTTTAACTATGGCCGTGGTTTTCGCCATACCTGAGTCGGGCCTTTACCTGGCCGCACTGCTTTTGCCCTTCACATCTTTTAATAACCTGGCCCTGCTCGGTGTATTGACTGCACTGGCCTATTCAGCCAGGGTTATTGCCGGGGGCAAGGTTGAGCTTTGCCGCAGCTCCATATTGCTGCCGGTGCTGATTTTTTTTGCTGTTCTGGTATATGGCACTGTGACCTCAGTGCTGCCCCGGAGCAGTGCCTATGAATTTTCTATTTATGTGGCGGCCGTGATATATTTGTTTTTAATTATAAATATGATTGACAATAAACAAAAGCTGAGCCTCCTGTTAGGCTGCCTGGCACTGTCAGCCGCGGCGGTTGCGGCTGACGCCATATATGATTATTATTTCGGGGTCACCTTTGTTGATTTGCATAAGGGATGGGTTGATCCGGAGCTGAACCCGGATATTAAAAACCGCGCCTCGGCAGTGTTTGAAAATCCCAATTTGCTGGCGCAGTATTTTGTTCTGGTGATACCCATTACCGCCTCTTTAATTGCCGTGGTCAAAAGAATCGGCTATAAATTTTTGCTCCTGGCCATAGCCTGCCTGGCCGGTACGGCACTGGTGCTCACCTATTCCAGAGGCGGTTTATACGGGTTTGTTTTTGCCATGGCGGTTCTGGCTATGATCAGGGGTCCCAAGTTTTTACCCCTGTTTTTTGCGGCAGCTGTAATCGGAGCCTTCTTTTTGCCTCACACAGTCATAGACCGCCTGGCTACGGCGGATAATTTGAATGACAGTTCGGTAGTTTACCGTTTTGACATCTGGAAGTCCACGCTTATGATGATCAAGGATTATTGGCTGACCGGAGTCGGTGTGGGCACAGAGGCTTTTATGAGGGTTTATTATGTCTATATGATGAATTCAGCCATTATGCCGCACGCGCATAACCTTTATCTCCAGCTTCTCAGCGAAACCGGCATCTTCGGGCTGGCTGCTTTTCTTTTATTGATGTACAAAATATACCAGACTGTTTTCCGTCTGGTGTCGAGCAAGTTAAGTTATATAAAGTGGTTGAATGCCGGAATAGCCGGTGCCATGGCCGGCTTTTTGCTGCAGTCGCTGTTTGACTACGGTCTCTGGTATTATAAGCTGGGGGTTCTGTTCTGGATTTTGATAGGCGTATATATTGTGCTGGAGAAACTTAACGCGCGGGAGAAAGGAGCGGTATTTGATGGTGAAAATCCGCAAGGACAGGGAAAGTGA
- a CDS encoding glycosyltransferase family 4 protein, translating to MVLKPVLLVLASLFISLLATPQVIKLAYRWGALDQPDPRKVHRKIMPRLGGLAVYLSFIAGILLMGQLTSPVIGLIIGSTLIVLLGIVDDIKGISPRVKLLGQVLVAFSVLPFGISVDFITNPINGDILHLGFLSIPVTVFWLVAVTNAVNLIDGLDGLAGGTSLISAVTLAVVSWTQWRVFGLPEQMQVILMALILAASLLGFLRYNFNPAKIFLGDTGSMMLGFCLAAMSVMGLTKSTTAISVIIPLVILGIPLLDTVFAVVRRYNMHQPIFKADKEHLHHRLLALGLSHKQAVLAIYGVSAFLGLSAVMLNLITTNQAILVLVVLAVVIITAANKIGIIGHKRQPAYQISSGAVEMEKRSSEI from the coding sequence ATGGTGCTTAAGCCGGTATTGCTTGTTCTGGCTTCCTTATTTATTTCTCTGCTGGCAACTCCTCAAGTAATTAAGCTGGCTTATCGCTGGGGGGCTCTGGATCAGCCGGATCCGCGCAAAGTTCACCGGAAGATTATGCCAAGACTGGGTGGTCTGGCAGTTTATTTAAGTTTTATTGCGGGTATTTTGTTAATGGGGCAGCTCACCTCTCCGGTGATAGGACTTATAATAGGGTCAACCTTGATTGTTTTGTTGGGTATTGTCGATGATATCAAAGGAATTTCACCTCGAGTAAAATTATTGGGACAGGTGCTGGTGGCTTTCTCAGTACTCCCGTTTGGTATAAGTGTTGATTTTATAACAAATCCTATAAACGGAGATATTCTGCATCTGGGCTTTTTGAGTATCCCGGTAACCGTCTTCTGGCTGGTAGCCGTCACCAACGCTGTTAACCTGATAGACGGCCTGGATGGTCTGGCCGGCGGTACCTCACTTATTTCGGCTGTTACTTTAGCTGTGGTATCATGGACCCAGTGGCGGGTTTTTGGCCTGCCGGAACAAATGCAGGTAATTTTGATGGCGTTGATATTGGCAGCCTCGCTGTTAGGATTTTTGCGCTACAACTTTAATCCGGCCAAGATATTTCTGGGCGATACAGGCTCAATGATGCTGGGTTTTTGCCTGGCTGCTATGTCTGTCATGGGTTTGACCAAGAGTACTACGGCTATTTCCGTAATTATACCTCTGGTTATTCTGGGTATTCCCCTGCTGGACACAGTATTTGCCGTTGTGCGGCGCTACAATATGCATCAACCTATTTTTAAGGCGGACAAGGAGCACCTGCACCATCGCTTGCTGGCCCTGGGACTGAGCCATAAGCAGGCTGTTTTGGCTATTTACGGTGTGAGTGCTTTTTTAGGATTGAGTGCGGTCATGTTGAATTTAATAACGACTAACCAGGCAATACTGGTTCTGGTTGTACTGGCAGTTGTGATTATTACCGCAGCCAATAAAATAGGCATTATCGGACATAAAAGACAGCCTGCGTATCAAATTTCGTCTGGGGCGGTCGAAATGGAAAAACGGTCCTCGGAAATATAG
- a CDS encoding glycosyltransferase, which produces MNQLRVLHIIGGGEFGGAERHILNLCASLDSRKVAITVVCLFEEPFARMAKEIGVNVLVMPMRHKLDIGTLSRLTEVIKKNRPDLVHTHGVRANLLGRLAAKMAGVNRIVTTVHSLLVRDYPDFWSRLANSWTERLTRGLTDHFIAVSQGLKNALIADGIPENKITVIYNGLDLDRFRPCLPPGTYRHWLGYEEGVPLVAIVARLHSVKGHSFFLQAAAEVLKVIPRVRFLVVGTGPDEAVLKEMTAKLGLQEVVNFTGFITEIPDLMADMDVLVIPSLWEGFGLTAIEAMTVGLPVVATEVGGLPEVVRPGETGILVPSSDVPSLAKGIIWVLQHPKEASQMAENGRQIVSQQFSSKGMARKTELTYQKVMRCDPC; this is translated from the coding sequence GTGAATCAATTGCGGGTTTTGCATATAATTGGCGGGGGTGAATTCGGCGGCGCGGAACGCCATATATTAAACCTGTGCGCTTCTCTGGATTCCCGGAAGGTAGCCATAACCGTTGTTTGTCTGTTTGAGGAACCTTTTGCCCGTATGGCCAAAGAAATTGGGGTCAATGTTCTGGTTATGCCCATGCGGCATAAACTTGATATAGGAACTCTTTCCAGACTCACCGAGGTAATTAAAAAAAATCGGCCTGATTTAGTGCACACACACGGTGTAAGAGCCAATCTTTTAGGTCGTCTGGCCGCCAAAATGGCCGGAGTAAATAGAATTGTTACAACTGTGCACAGCCTGTTGGTTCGCGATTACCCTGATTTTTGGAGCCGCCTGGCCAACTCCTGGACAGAGCGCTTGACAAGAGGACTTACCGACCACTTTATTGCTGTATCGCAGGGTTTGAAAAACGCTCTTATTGCAGACGGTATACCGGAGAATAAGATTACGGTGATTTATAACGGGCTTGATTTGGACAGATTCAGGCCTTGCCTGCCTCCCGGTACCTACAGGCACTGGCTGGGCTATGAAGAGGGTGTTCCGCTGGTAGCCATAGTAGCCCGCCTGCATTCGGTCAAAGGACACAGCTTTTTTTTGCAAGCAGCTGCCGAAGTGTTGAAAGTCATACCCAGAGTCAGGTTTCTGGTAGTCGGTACCGGGCCTGATGAAGCTGTATTAAAGGAAATGACTGCTAAGCTTGGCCTGCAGGAGGTTGTTAATTTTACCGGTTTTATCACGGAGATACCTGATTTAATGGCTGACATGGATGTGCTGGTGATTCCGTCTCTATGGGAAGGTTTTGGGCTTACGGCCATTGAAGCTATGACAGTCGGTTTGCCGGTAGTTGCTACCGAGGTGGGTGGATTGCCGGAAGTAGTGAGACCGGGAGAAACAGGCATCCTGGTTCCTTCGTCAGATGTACCGTCTTTAGCCAAGGGGATTATCTGGGTGCTGCAGCACCCCAAAGAAGCATCCCAGATGGCCGAAAACGGCAGGCAAATTGTTAGTCAGCAATTCAGTTCCAAAGGGATGGCCAGAAAAACAGAGTTAACCTACCAAAAAGTAATGAGGTGTGATCCTTGCTGA
- the galU gene encoding UTP--glucose-1-phosphate uridylyltransferase GalU, which translates to MLVKKAIIPAAGLGVRFLPATKAQPKEMLPIVDKPTIQYIIEEAVASGIEDILIITGSNKRAIEDHFDKSHVLEMQLQLKGKTDLLKTVQDISNLAEIYYIRQKEPLGLGHAVYCARSFIKNEPFAVLLGDDIVSSTKPCLKQLMELYEEVQAPVLGIKEVPLEDVDKYGILEAEPVRPQVYKVSDLVEKPEPHEAPSRLAVMGRYIINPGIFDILENTKPGAGGEIQLTDALRVQGQAEGMYGLVFDGRRYDVGDKMGYLKATVEFALGRKDLKEVFSQYIRGIAENL; encoded by the coding sequence GTGCTGGTAAAAAAAGCAATTATACCTGCAGCCGGTTTGGGAGTGAGATTTCTTCCCGCTACCAAGGCGCAGCCAAAAGAAATGCTGCCGATTGTTGATAAGCCGACTATCCAATATATCATTGAGGAGGCAGTAGCCTCCGGTATTGAGGATATATTGATTATTACCGGAAGCAACAAAAGGGCTATTGAGGATCATTTTGACAAATCCCATGTTTTGGAGATGCAGCTGCAGCTAAAGGGCAAGACTGATTTGTTAAAAACGGTTCAGGACATCAGCAACCTGGCGGAGATCTATTATATTCGCCAGAAGGAACCGCTGGGTTTAGGGCATGCTGTATACTGTGCCCGCAGTTTTATTAAAAATGAGCCTTTTGCCGTGCTGCTGGGTGATGACATTGTCAGCAGTACAAAACCCTGTCTCAAGCAGTTGATGGAGTTGTATGAAGAAGTGCAGGCGCCGGTGCTGGGAATAAAAGAAGTGCCACTGGAAGATGTTGATAAGTACGGTATCTTAGAGGCTGAGCCGGTCAGGCCCCAAGTATATAAAGTCAGTGATCTGGTGGAAAAACCTGAGCCCCACGAGGCTCCTTCACGCTTGGCCGTTATGGGCAGGTATATTATTAACCCGGGCATTTTTGATATTCTGGAGAATACCAAACCGGGAGCCGGAGGAGAGATTCAACTTACAGACGCCTTACGGGTGCAGGGACAGGCAGAGGGCATGTACGGATTGGTTTTTGACGGCCGGAGATATGATGTGGGAGATAAAATGGGATATCTGAAAGCTACGGTGGAATTTGCTCTGGGCAGGAAGGATTTAAAGGAAGTATTTTCTCAATATATTAGGGGTATTGCAGAAAATTTATAG
- a CDS encoding glycosyltransferase, giving the protein MLKGETIVCLAAADYHGMWARAQQLMAVYARHDCRVLYIDPPVTLLSPIKNPELRKRLTTQLDRVGENTYIFRPPVFLPFGNMRRRINKINQRRLACAVNKTLKKIGWSPTLWWTYLVNSVDLLPYLPGRAMVCYDCADEHSAFPGLIDAAVVDKMERELFAASSVNLVTARQLLERKKTYAPDIEFIPNGADVEHFGQALSASLPAAEEVAHLPGPVIGYVGAVSSWLDQEALAALAGAQPGWSIVLIGPVDTDVALLKQYSNIYFLGKKDYRDLPGYIKAFNLCVIPFKINDLTVGVNPVKLYEYLAAGKPVVSTALPEVRGFAALVSIAENSQRFVDLVKEEIRTDSREKAARRVRAALENSWEARAEAAAGKILAARGH; this is encoded by the coding sequence TTGCTGAAAGGTGAAACCATAGTCTGCCTGGCAGCCGCCGATTACCACGGCATGTGGGCCAGAGCCCAGCAATTAATGGCTGTTTATGCCCGGCATGACTGTCGGGTATTGTACATAGACCCCCCGGTTACCCTGCTTTCCCCTATAAAAAATCCAGAACTGCGCAAAAGATTAACTACACAGCTTGACCGGGTAGGGGAAAATACTTATATTTTCAGACCCCCGGTTTTTTTGCCGTTCGGAAACATGCGCCGCCGGATTAATAAGATAAACCAGAGACGCCTGGCCTGCGCAGTAAATAAGACCTTAAAAAAAATCGGCTGGTCCCCCACGCTCTGGTGGACTTACCTGGTCAACAGTGTGGATCTGCTGCCTTATTTGCCGGGAAGAGCTATGGTATGCTATGACTGTGCTGACGAGCACTCGGCCTTCCCGGGCTTAATTGATGCCGCTGTAGTGGATAAGATGGAGAGAGAGCTTTTTGCCGCCTCCTCCGTTAATCTGGTTACGGCCAGGCAACTGCTGGAACGTAAAAAAACATATGCTCCTGATATCGAATTTATACCTAACGGGGCGGATGTGGAGCACTTCGGACAGGCCCTGTCAGCATCGCTGCCGGCAGCCGAGGAAGTTGCGCATTTGCCCGGTCCGGTTATCGGCTATGTCGGGGCTGTCAGCAGCTGGCTGGATCAGGAGGCTCTGGCTGCATTGGCCGGAGCGCAGCCCGGCTGGTCTATTGTTTTAATCGGGCCGGTGGATACAGATGTGGCCCTGTTAAAGCAGTACAGCAATATTTATTTCCTGGGCAAAAAAGATTACAGGGATTTGCCGGGATACATTAAAGCCTTTAATCTTTGCGTCATTCCTTTTAAGATTAATGACTTAACCGTAGGGGTTAACCCCGTCAAGCTGTATGAATATCTGGCAGCCGGCAAGCCGGTGGTCTCCACGGCTCTGCCGGAGGTGCGTGGGTTTGCCGCACTGGTGAGTATAGCCGAAAACAGTCAGCGGTTTGTAGATTTAGTCAAGGAAGAAATAAGGACTGACAGCAGGGAAAAGGCGGCCCGCAGGGTGAGGGCTGCGTTGGAAAACTCCTGGGAAGCCAGGGCGGAAGCCGCGGCCGGAAAGATCTTAGCTGCTCGCGGTCATTGA
- the csaB gene encoding polysaccharide pyruvyl transferase CsaB yields MPKVVISGYYGFHNEGDEAMLYAIVNCLRDRLPELEIVVLSMDPAYTAKQFQVKTVHRDNPAQIWRALKEADLLISGGGGLLQDVTGPNSILYYLGIVLMAKLMGKPVFFYGQGIGPVRTALGRAMMKFIVNRVDFITVRDSSSRVELHSLGVDKPPVYVTADPVLGLDPAFINKERGKAVLKGLGLLENPVVGISVRPWKNLTGYRQVMVDLVRDFTGQGYQVLMVPMHHSADLQVSREVALEAGGGCVVLEKEHNFLDLLEIIANMHMLVGMRLHFLIFGALMNVPMVGVAYDPKVSSFLEMVGMPLGGYVESLEYEQLSEIVRKVMEQPEEIREKLKQNVSSLRKEALRGAELVVAMLGNYDFK; encoded by the coding sequence ATGCCTAAGGTGGTAATATCAGGATATTACGGTTTTCATAACGAGGGTGACGAGGCAATGCTTTATGCTATTGTCAACTGTTTGCGTGATCGCCTGCCCGAACTGGAAATCGTAGTTCTGTCGATGGATCCGGCCTATACAGCAAAGCAGTTTCAGGTAAAAACAGTGCATAGGGATAACCCTGCCCAAATTTGGCGCGCCTTAAAAGAGGCGGACCTATTGATTAGCGGCGGCGGCGGGCTGCTGCAGGATGTGACCGGCCCGAACAGTATTCTCTATTACCTGGGCATCGTGCTCATGGCCAAGCTGATGGGCAAGCCGGTCTTCTTTTATGGCCAGGGTATCGGCCCTGTGCGTACTGCGCTTGGACGTGCCATGATGAAGTTTATAGTCAACCGGGTGGATTTTATAACCGTGCGTGATTCCTCTTCTCGGGTTGAACTGCATTCCTTGGGAGTGGATAAACCGCCGGTTTACGTTACCGCTGATCCGGTGCTTGGTCTGGATCCCGCCTTTATCAATAAAGAGCGGGGAAAAGCTGTTTTAAAGGGATTAGGTTTGCTGGAAAACCCTGTAGTGGGTATATCTGTTAGACCGTGGAAAAACCTGACCGGTTACCGGCAGGTAATGGTTGACTTGGTGCGGGATTTTACCGGCCAGGGTTACCAGGTATTGATGGTGCCCATGCACCACTCGGCGGACTTGCAGGTAAGCCGCGAAGTTGCTCTGGAAGCCGGCGGCGGCTGTGTTGTACTGGAAAAGGAGCATAATTTCCTTGATTTATTAGAAATCATAGCTAATATGCATATGTTGGTCGGTATGAGGCTGCACTTTTTAATTTTTGGAGCCTTGATGAATGTGCCGATGGTGGGGGTTGCCTATGATCCCAAGGTCAGCAGTTTCCTGGAAATGGTGGGTATGCCACTGGGCGGCTATGTGGAGTCATTAGAATATGAGCAGTTGTCGGAGATTGTACGAAAGGTTATGGAGCAGCCGGAGGAGATACGCGAAAAATTGAAACAAAATGTGAGCTCTTTGCGCAAGGAAGCCCTTCGCGGTGCGGAGCTGGTTGTGGCTATGTTGGGAAATTATGATTTTAAATAG
- the fabZ gene encoding 3-hydroxyacyl-ACP dehydratase FabZ, translating into MLDINEIMKVLPHRYPFLLVDKIEEMEAGKRVVGYKNVTINEPFFQGHFPGFPVMPGVLVIEAMAQVGAAAILSMPEYAGKIAFFAGIDKARFRRQVVPGDRLRIVVEVTNLRKTIGKSTAVAYVDEAVAAEAELMFAIGK; encoded by the coding sequence ATGCTTGATATTAATGAGATTATGAAAGTTTTGCCTCACCGGTATCCTTTTTTGCTGGTTGATAAAATTGAAGAAATGGAAGCCGGCAAGCGGGTAGTCGGTTACAAAAATGTAACAATAAATGAGCCTTTTTTTCAAGGGCATTTCCCCGGTTTTCCGGTAATGCCGGGTGTTTTGGTAATTGAGGCCATGGCCCAGGTAGGCGCCGCGGCAATCTTAAGCATGCCTGAATACGCAGGCAAAATAGCGTTTTTTGCCGGCATAGACAAAGCCCGCTTTCGCCGCCAGGTAGTTCCGGGAGACCGGCTGCGCATTGTGGTGGAAGTAACCAACCTGCGCAAAACTATAGGCAAGAGCACTGCCGTGGCCTATGTTGATGAAGCGGTAGCGGCTGAAGCGGAGCTGATGTTTGCTATAGGCAAATAA
- a CDS encoding LCP family protein, which yields MAKDNRRYRLKRKWPVMVLLVLVLCTLGGSYLYAKYLLLSPIVPSKPDGEEQTQTISGRVNFLLLGIDARKGETASRSDSIILASVDAESKQASMLSIPRDTRVRIPKHGMDKINSAIAYGGPETTVDIVEDLLGVPMDYYVVTNFNGFKDIVDTLGGVTIDVEKDMYYYDPTDKFLINLKKGVQRMDGDKSIQYVRFRMDALGDISRTQRQQKFLEALAKEMLQPSTIAKLPKLIPQINRNVETNLGLMDMLALARAAKDLDNMNIISETLPGNFLDIDGVSYWGVDSQKAKLAVADLFRGEKAASMVLENSSTNVASKTGSSQTSQAEDDDKNSLSVNQEQEHDRITKEVYDSETGTDTKNSGNSKTGAAKKDGANHTDTKNAHSTTHSSVPVEVDVSITPVTVPEPTDKEDQSTKDNLTDTAGTPADIEKIIESSTDNTSGG from the coding sequence ATGGCAAAGGATAATCGCAGGTACCGTTTGAAAAGAAAATGGCCGGTAATGGTTTTGCTTGTTCTGGTACTTTGTACGCTGGGCGGCAGTTACCTGTATGCTAAGTACTTGTTATTGTCTCCTATCGTTCCCAGTAAACCTGACGGTGAAGAACAAACTCAGACAATTAGCGGAAGAGTAAATTTCTTGCTCCTGGGTATAGATGCCCGTAAGGGTGAAACAGCTTCCCGCAGCGATTCTATAATTTTAGCCAGTGTGGACGCTGAGTCCAAGCAGGCTTCCATGCTGTCTATTCCCCGTGATACCAGGGTGAGGATACCCAAACACGGTATGGATAAGATAAACTCCGCTATAGCTTATGGCGGGCCGGAAACTACTGTTGACATCGTGGAAGACCTGCTGGGTGTTCCTATGGATTATTACGTAGTGACTAATTTTAACGGTTTTAAAGATATTGTCGATACTTTAGGCGGAGTAACCATAGATGTTGAAAAAGATATGTACTACTACGACCCTACCGACAAATTTTTAATCAATTTAAAGAAGGGTGTTCAGCGCATGGATGGCGATAAGTCTATCCAGTATGTCCGTTTCCGTATGGATGCTCTTGGGGATATATCCCGCACCCAACGCCAGCAGAAGTTTTTAGAGGCGCTGGCTAAAGAAATGCTGCAGCCTTCGACTATTGCTAAGCTGCCCAAGCTGATTCCCCAGATTAACCGGAATGTTGAGACAAACCTGGGGCTAATGGATATGCTGGCCTTAGCCAGAGCGGCCAAAGATCTGGATAATATGAATATTATCAGCGAAACACTGCCGGGTAATTTTTTGGATATAGACGGTGTCAGCTACTGGGGTGTTGACTCGCAAAAGGCCAAGCTGGCGGTTGCGGATTTGTTCAGGGGTGAAAAGGCTGCTTCCATGGTGTTGGAGAATTCATCGACTAATGTTGCCTCAAAGACCGGCTCCTCCCAAACAAGCCAGGCGGAGGATGATGATAAGAACTCCCTTTCTGTGAATCAAGAGCAAGAGCATGACCGGATCACAAAGGAAGTTTATGACTCGGAAACCGGGACAGATACTAAAAATTCCGGAAACAGCAAGACTGGTGCAGCGAAAAAGGATGGCGCTAATCACACAGACACTAAAAATGCCCATAGTACCACACACAGCAGTGTTCCGGTTGAAGTAGATGTGTCTATTACTCCCGTTACTGTGCCTGAGCCGACTGATAAGGAAGATCAATCGACCAAAGATAATCTTACTGATACTGCCGGTACCCCTGCCGATATAGAAAAAATAATTGAGAGCAGCACTGATAACACCAGCGGGGGGTAG
- a CDS encoding glycosyltransferase: protein MKQFRAVVLVGMYEWHDREINDTVRCLARAFEGFDRYYIDPPKGLRALKGNMSYVLKSPRWQWSQDGEVAVGVPPLGFLPVKLGLRERANRCAACGLIRRLKRNYGADWREHTLFYVSSGSYTITGFIDMLAPKHMVFHLLDDNFAFPIIKNDRRVWEENKAFMDFMLLHSSLVLAVSQELVGKYSEMYNRKIYLLGNGVDVEHFSPENKAWPEAPELAGISEPVLLFIGAVNSWIDIGLLKELAEKRPAYKLVIIGPCYESSIDLAVWNSLKEMSGVLWLGSRPFAELPHYIQHASVLLLPRTRDEHSLASDPLKLYEYLATGKPVVAVGIPAVQKFAAFVYAAAGREDFIKLTDRALSEWNEEKQSLQLAAAEEYSWSSRIGTILKLLAETG from the coding sequence ATGAAACAGTTCCGGGCTGTGGTTTTGGTGGGAATGTACGAGTGGCATGACCGGGAGATCAATGATACGGTTAGGTGTCTGGCGCGTGCTTTCGAGGGTTTTGACCGCTACTATATCGACCCGCCCAAAGGTCTGAGAGCCTTGAAAGGCAATATGTCCTATGTTTTAAAATCCCCGCGCTGGCAATGGTCACAGGACGGTGAGGTGGCCGTGGGTGTCCCGCCTCTGGGTTTTCTGCCGGTAAAGCTCGGTCTGAGGGAGCGCGCCAACCGCTGCGCGGCCTGCGGCCTAATTCGCAGGCTGAAAAGAAATTATGGCGCTGATTGGCGCGAGCATACTCTGTTCTATGTTTCTTCCGGCAGCTATACGATAACCGGTTTTATTGATATGCTGGCTCCCAAGCACATGGTCTTTCACCTGCTGGATGATAACTTTGCCTTTCCCATTATTAAGAATGACCGCAGGGTTTGGGAAGAAAATAAAGCATTCATGGATTTTATGCTGCTGCACAGTTCACTGGTGCTGGCGGTTTCACAGGAATTGGTGGGCAAATACAGTGAAATGTATAACAGAAAAATATATCTGCTGGGCAACGGGGTTGATGTGGAGCACTTCAGTCCGGAAAACAAGGCCTGGCCGGAGGCGCCGGAACTGGCGGGAATTTCAGAACCCGTGCTCCTGTTTATCGGAGCGGTTAATTCCTGGATTGATATAGGGCTGCTTAAGGAGTTGGCCGAAAAGAGACCTGCTTACAAGTTGGTGATAATCGGCCCCTGTTACGAAAGCAGCATTGATTTGGCTGTCTGGAACAGCCTGAAGGAAATGAGCGGCGTGCTGTGGCTGGGCAGCAGGCCTTTTGCCGAGCTGCCTCACTATATTCAACATGCTTCGGTACTCCTGCTGCCCAGAACCAGGGATGAACACTCGTTGGCCTCCGACCCGCTGAAACTTTACGAGTACCTGGCTACCGGTAAGCCTGTGGTGGCGGTAGGGATTCCGGCGGTACAAAAATTTGCCGCTTTTGTTTATGCGGCTGCCGGCAGAGAAGATTTTATTAAGCTTACAGATCGGGCATTGTCCGAGTGGAATGAGGAAAAACAGTCATTACAGCTGGCTGCGGCTGAGGAATATTCCTGGTCTTCCAGAATTGGCACAATTCTAAAATTGCTGGCCGAGACCGGATAA
- a CDS encoding DUF4330 domain-containing protein yields the protein MVKIRKDRESDSKARFNIIDFLIIVMILALAIGGYYKVFVANKQLAQQEQQIEYKILVSEVRQPTVEAFQNGQTVQDLKSNVVMGTVINKETLPATDDVPTSDGRLVLAEIPGKYDLLLTVSASAVVSENNIMVSNKEIKIGQKVDIKTNRAASSGVIYGLKTSK from the coding sequence ATGGTGAAAATCCGCAAGGACAGGGAAAGTGATTCTAAGGCAAGATTTAATATCATTGATTTTTTGATCATCGTCATGATTCTGGCCCTGGCTATAGGAGGATATTACAAGGTTTTTGTGGCCAACAAACAGCTGGCCCAACAGGAGCAGCAAATAGAATACAAGATTCTGGTATCTGAGGTGCGCCAGCCGACTGTGGAAGCCTTCCAGAACGGTCAAACGGTGCAGGATTTAAAAAGTAATGTGGTCATGGGCACGGTAATTAATAAGGAAACTTTACCTGCCACTGATGATGTGCCTACTTCAGACGGGCGTTTGGTACTGGCGGAGATTCCCGGCAAATATGATCTCCTGCTCACTGTGAGTGCCTCTGCCGTGGTGTCAGAGAATAATATTATGGTCTCCAACAAAGAAATAAAAATCGGTCAAAAGGTGGATATCAAAACAAACAGGGCGGCTTCTTCCGGAGTTATCTACGGCCTGAAAACTTCAAAGTAA